A window of Candidatus Tumulicola sp. genomic DNA:
TGGAATCACGTTCCGATTAAAAACCCGCTCGTCTACGCGCTCGCTCCGCTGCATATGCCGATTCTGAACTGGGTCATTACGATCGGCGTGCTGGCGGGAACGACCAGCGTCGCACTGTCTTCGCTGTTAGGTCAATCGCGAATTTTTTACGTGATGGCGCGCGATAAGATGCTCCCGCCGGCGGTCGCAGTCATTCACCCGCGGTTCAAGACGCCGTTGCGTACGACCATGGTCACGGGCGTCGCGGTAGCGATACTCTCGCTGATCGTGCCGCTGAACAACCTGCTGAACCTGGTCAACATCGGCACACTTATCGCGTTTTCGGTCGTCTGCGCAGGGGTGCTGTACCTCCGCAAGCGCAAGCCCGATTTACCCCGCAGCTTCCGCGTGCCATTCGTCCCGCTCTTCCCCATCTTGGGAATTTTGTGCTCGCTGTTTTTAGCGATCTTCGGGCTCTCACGCACGACGTGGGTATGGTTTTCCATCGCGCTAGTGGTCGGGCTGATCTTCTTCTTCTCGTACGGGTTCCGAAAATCGAATCCGGCCGAAATTACCGCCGTCGAGGAACCCGCGGGACTGCCAGACTACATCTAGCGCACCGGTACGCGGCTTTTATCTGATCGTGCGAACGTCGATGCGCTGGGCGCCGCGATCGTAGTTCGCGTGCAACTCGAACGCATCGGCTAAAACGTTGAGGTCGACCATCACGCGGCCACGCACGCGAAAGGGTGGATGCTCGAGCATCAGCGGGTGGCCGTTGATGGCCGCGGCGGTCTCGCCCACCTTCACGTGCAACGATCGCGCTCCACGCACCACGTCGACTCCACCATTGGCATGCTGAATCGTGCGTACGCCGACGCCTTCGGCAACCGTGCGCAAGGGAACAAAGACGTGATTGGACGTGGTCGCGATCGGCGACACGTCGGACGCCAACCGCGTGCCGTCGATCCGCATCTCAACCGGCCGTGCGAAAGCCACCAGGGCCGAAGCGAACGTCGCGGATACGACGATCGCGAGCAATGCCTTCGCGCCGAGCGGACGATAGGTCACGTGGCGGCGCCGATTTCGTGCGAGAAATCGGGATACTTCTCGGCGATCACTTTTTCGATTTCCAGCCGCAACATGCCGAGCAATTCGCTCTCCGGATAGGTGCCGACCAACTCGCCGGCGCGATAGATCGCGCCTTTGCCTTTGCCGCCGGCGACGCCGACGTCGGCCATCTTGGATTCGCCCGGACCGTTGACGACGCAACCCATGACGGCGACTTTGACGGGCGCGTTATATGACTTCGCGATCGCTTCGACCGAGCGGCCGAGTTCGAGCACGGAAATCTCCGCACGTCCGCACGAGGGGCACGCCGTTATTTCGAAGCCTTTTTCGCGCAATCCAAGTGATTTCAGGATGCCCCAGCAGACCGGGACCTCCTCGATCGGATCGTCGGCCAGCGATACGCGCAGGGTGTCGCCGATGCCCTCGAACAGCAGAATGCCCAAGCCGATCGACGACTTGATCGTTCCGTCGCGCAGCATGCCCGCTTCGGTGATACCGAGATGGAGGGCGTACGGCGTTTCGCGCTCGCGAAGCCGGCGATCCATCAGCCGGTAGGCTTCGACGGTCGTCAGGACGTCGTGTGCTTTGAGAGAAATTGCGATGTCGGTATGGCCGTGCTCCTCGAGCATCTCGACATGCCGCAATGCCGACTGCACCATCGCTTCGGCGGTGAGGCCCAGCGTCTTCTCCAGGTCGGGCGCCAGCGAACCCAAATTGACGCCGACGCGAATCGGAATACCGCGCGCTTTCGCTGCGGTTACGACTTCGGCTACCTTCTTGGGGTCGCGGATATTGCCCGGATTGAGGCGCAGTTTAGCGACACCGGCTTCGATGGCCGCAAGCGCCATCTTGTGATCGAAGTGAATGTCTGCAACGATCGGAACGGGCGAGCGATACACGATCGCCGGAAGTCCGGCTGCGTCGGGCGGATCCTTGACCGTCACGCGGACGATTTCGCAACCTTCCATGGCCAGACCGTAAATTTGCTCGAGCGTTTTGTCGGAGTCGGCCGTATCGGTGGTGGTCATCGACTGAACGGCAATCGGATGATCGCCGCCGATCCAAACGCTTTTGGCGTCGGCTTTGCCCGTCTTATTCTGTAAAAAAATCGGCTTACTTTGACGACGCAAACGTAACACGACTACATGACTCCGTTTCCGCTCGCGATGCGAGCGATATCGTGGAATGCGACGATCAGCATCAGCGCCATCAACGCGGCGAATCCGGCAACGTGTACCATCGCCTCTTTTTCGGGATCGACCGGGCGTCCGCGAAGCAGTTCGGCGACGATGAAC
This region includes:
- a CDS encoding copper amine oxidase N-terminal domain-containing protein, translating into MTYRPLGAKALLAIVVSATFASALVAFARPVEMRIDGTRLASDVSPIATTSNHVFVPLRTVAEGVGVRTIQHANGGVDVVRGARSLHVKVGETAAAINGHPLMLEHPPFRVRGRVMVDLNVLADAFELHANYDRGAQRIDVRTIR
- the ispG gene encoding flavodoxin-dependent (E)-4-hydroxy-3-methylbut-2-enyl-diphosphate synthase: MLRLRRQSKPIFLQNKTGKADAKSVWIGGDHPIAVQSMTTTDTADSDKTLEQIYGLAMEGCEIVRVTVKDPPDAAGLPAIVYRSPVPIVADIHFDHKMALAAIEAGVAKLRLNPGNIRDPKKVAEVVTAAKARGIPIRVGVNLGSLAPDLEKTLGLTAEAMVQSALRHVEMLEEHGHTDIAISLKAHDVLTTVEAYRLMDRRLRERETPYALHLGITEAGMLRDGTIKSSIGLGILLFEGIGDTLRVSLADDPIEEVPVCWGILKSLGLREKGFEITACPSCGRAEISVLELGRSVEAIAKSYNAPVKVAVMGCVVNGPGESKMADVGVAGGKGKGAIYRAGELVGTYPESELLGMLRLEIEKVIAEKYPDFSHEIGAAT